The proteins below come from a single Ruegeria sp. SCSIO 43209 genomic window:
- a CDS encoding LysR family transcriptional regulator: MIYNDLGLFTVVAHHLSFSKAADRLGIPLSRISRRIAMLEDHLGAKLFERTTRQVRLTEEGRRLLDRCQDPIEALQRVAGFTDDTRHHTIRITAPPLAARTTIGPKLVDFAEQNPQVQLELTTTNIMLDFFADNIDLAFRVGPLADSGLVAKRLWSVPYCFCAGQGFIREHGLSGPLTRPKFQTLPALMAGQPWVLETGETVNPAHIAHNIGDLDVIAQAARRNLGIAMLPKDMVEGDLRRLEVENTVPLTRDMYAVYPSRRLLPERVRKLIDFMAPR, from the coding sequence ATGATCTACAACGACCTTGGCCTGTTTACTGTTGTCGCCCACCACCTCAGCTTTTCCAAAGCTGCAGATCGGCTGGGTATTCCGCTTAGCAGGATTAGTCGCAGGATTGCCATGTTAGAGGATCATCTGGGCGCTAAGCTATTCGAGCGCACGACAAGGCAGGTGCGCCTGACCGAAGAGGGGCGCCGTCTTCTGGATCGTTGTCAGGATCCGATTGAAGCGCTTCAGCGTGTTGCGGGTTTTACCGATGACACGCGGCACCACACGATCCGCATTACGGCCCCACCCTTGGCAGCTCGTACAACGATTGGGCCAAAGCTGGTGGATTTCGCCGAACAAAATCCTCAGGTCCAGCTTGAACTGACGACGACTAACATCATGCTGGATTTTTTCGCGGACAATATCGACCTCGCCTTTCGGGTCGGTCCGCTTGCGGACTCCGGTCTTGTTGCTAAGCGGTTATGGTCAGTTCCATATTGTTTTTGCGCAGGGCAGGGCTTCATTCGAGAGCACGGACTTTCGGGACCTTTGACGCGACCGAAGTTCCAGACTCTTCCTGCGCTGATGGCGGGTCAACCTTGGGTACTGGAAACGGGAGAGACGGTGAATCCAGCCCACATAGCCCATAATATTGGCGACCTTGATGTCATAGCACAGGCCGCTCGTCGTAATCTGGGGATAGCGATGTTGCCTAAGGATATGGTGGAGGGCGATCTGCGACGACTGGAAGTTGAGAATACTGTCCCGCTGACTCGAGACATGTATGCGGTTTATCCCAGCCGTCGCCTGTTGCCCGAGCGTGTCAGGAAACTGATCGATTTCATGGCGCCGAGATAA
- a CDS encoding zinc-binding dehydrogenase: MPYAIEITQTGGPEVLRSVDQAVAQPGAREILIRNHAGAVNFIDTIIRRGEMPEGMMPDLPHVPGVEGAGIVEATGKDAVGFAVGDRVAWMGPIGAGGYGTHSVISAPYVTKIADTIAFETAAAIPVNAMTAYHMLVNLGGAAAGRSVLVHAAAGGVGTMALHIAKHLGMTVIASVSTEKVGYAQAQGADFVIDYRTQDVATLVPEITSGRGVDLTLNPVSGDSLKSDLDALAPLGTAVLFGFLAGPPAGDFAEDLAKHFQKSVSVRVSDIYTYFSNRPTAFGADMTKVFKLLETGILRPQITTYPIAKATEAHRRLEAGETTGKLVLSID, encoded by the coding sequence ATGCCGTACGCGATAGAAATCACCCAAACTGGCGGGCCCGAAGTTCTGCGAAGCGTTGACCAAGCTGTCGCACAGCCCGGTGCCAGAGAAATCCTGATCCGTAATCATGCCGGGGCGGTAAATTTTATCGATACGATTATTCGCCGTGGCGAAATGCCAGAGGGCATGATGCCAGACCTGCCCCATGTACCCGGCGTTGAAGGTGCCGGAATCGTCGAAGCGACGGGCAAAGATGCCGTTGGTTTCGCCGTGGGTGATCGCGTCGCATGGATGGGCCCGATTGGTGCGGGCGGCTATGGTACGCATTCCGTAATAAGTGCACCTTATGTAACCAAAATTGCCGATACCATCGCCTTTGAAACCGCAGCAGCAATCCCTGTAAACGCAATGACGGCCTATCACATGCTGGTCAATCTGGGCGGTGCGGCGGCCGGAAGATCCGTACTGGTGCATGCGGCTGCAGGCGGAGTGGGCACGATGGCCCTCCACATCGCCAAGCATCTGGGCATGACTGTGATCGCTTCGGTCAGCACTGAAAAGGTCGGATACGCCCAGGCGCAAGGAGCAGATTTTGTCATCGACTATCGTACTCAGGACGTGGCCACGCTGGTGCCAGAGATCACAAGTGGGCGCGGTGTTGATCTGACGTTGAATCCGGTTTCCGGTGACTCCTTGAAATCAGACCTTGATGCGCTGGCTCCCCTTGGAACGGCTGTGCTCTTCGGATTCCTTGCCGGGCCGCCAGCTGGCGATTTTGCCGAGGATCTGGCGAAACACTTCCAGAAATCTGTCTCAGTGCGGGTCAGCGATATTTACACGTATTTTTCCAACCGACCAACTGCATTCGGCGCGGACATGACCAAGGTATTCAAGCTGTTGGAAACTGGCATTCTGCGTCCTCAGATCACCACATACCCAATCGCCAAGGCTACGGAAGCACATCGCCGCCTAGAGGCGGGCGAAACCACCGGCAAGTTGGTGCTCAGCATCGATTGA
- a CDS encoding SDR family oxidoreductase: MNSVFETALIGKHVVIIGGSSGMGKATAKLAVALGAKVTIASRSLAKLEAAAADIGGGVQIAPVDTTNETGMKSWASGLEKVDHLVISASSAARGAFAELPTTDLRAMFEAKFIGPYVAAREVLPVLTEGGSITFFSGVLSRRPSAGATGLGAVNAAVEALSKGLALELSGRARVNCISPGMVATEAYAAMSNEAREAMFAQVGNSLPVRRIGEAEDIAQAVIMAMTNGYLTGAVLDVDGGHLVRG, from the coding sequence ATGAACTCGGTTTTCGAAACGGCCCTCATCGGCAAACACGTTGTTATCATTGGCGGCAGCAGCGGCATGGGTAAGGCCACCGCAAAGCTGGCGGTGGCGCTCGGTGCGAAAGTTACCATCGCCAGCCGGAGTCTCGCCAAGCTGGAGGCAGCAGCGGCAGACATCGGAGGCGGAGTTCAGATCGCACCGGTCGATACCACCAACGAAACTGGCATGAAGTCCTGGGCCAGCGGCCTTGAAAAAGTAGATCATCTGGTCATCTCTGCCTCAAGCGCAGCGCGTGGGGCCTTCGCCGAATTGCCAACCACTGACCTGCGCGCGATGTTCGAGGCTAAATTTATCGGGCCCTATGTGGCGGCGCGTGAAGTCTTGCCTGTCTTGACTGAAGGCGGCTCCATCACCTTCTTTTCTGGCGTCCTCAGCCGCCGACCCTCTGCCGGTGCAACGGGTCTTGGGGCCGTGAACGCGGCGGTCGAAGCCCTGTCCAAGGGGTTGGCATTGGAGCTATCAGGTCGTGCGCGCGTGAACTGCATTAGCCCAGGAATGGTTGCGACCGAGGCTTACGCGGCAATGTCCAATGAGGCTCGCGAGGCCATGTTCGCTCAGGTTGGTAACAGCCTGCCCGTCAGACGTATTGGTGAGGCAGAGGACATCGCCCAAGCCGTGATAATGGCAATGACAAATGGCTATCTCACGGGCGCTGTGCTGGATGTGGATGGTGGTCACCTAGTGCGTGGCTGA
- a CDS encoding MurR/RpiR family transcriptional regulator, translated as MNGTDVSNLVLERLAEELSQLTPEARKAATYVLENPRDVGVSTVREIAEAANVKPNTIVRMARQVGFEGYEDFRVPFREAIRRGQADFPERARWLQDIRKSGNMGGLYADMVQDALRNVEETFANISSEQLKAAAEDIWNSRNVFVLGVGVNNSNARNFVYLASTGMVQFHAIPRAGSNPIDDLAWADKRDVLIAMTCKPYRNEVVEAVQVAREQGMTVVGLSDSPASPVLRNAQHGFVISADTPQFFPSSVSTIALLETLLSFVIAVASDEIVERVATFHKRRHQLGLYHAEEP; from the coding sequence ATGAATGGGACAGATGTATCAAATTTAGTTTTGGAACGGCTGGCGGAAGAACTGTCTCAGTTGACACCCGAGGCACGCAAGGCTGCGACCTATGTGCTTGAGAACCCGCGCGACGTGGGCGTATCGACTGTACGCGAAATTGCTGAAGCCGCCAATGTGAAACCCAATACCATTGTCCGAATGGCGCGGCAGGTGGGGTTCGAAGGCTACGAAGATTTCCGGGTTCCCTTCCGCGAGGCGATCCGGCGCGGGCAGGCCGATTTCCCGGAACGCGCACGTTGGCTGCAGGATATTCGTAAGTCCGGCAATATGGGCGGGCTTTATGCGGATATGGTTCAGGACGCCCTGCGCAATGTCGAGGAGACGTTTGCCAATATCTCGTCCGAACAGCTGAAAGCCGCCGCTGAAGATATCTGGAATTCGCGTAACGTGTTCGTGCTGGGCGTTGGCGTGAACAATTCGAATGCGCGAAACTTTGTTTATCTGGCCTCGACGGGCATGGTGCAGTTTCATGCTATCCCGCGCGCTGGATCAAATCCGATTGACGATCTGGCATGGGCGGACAAACGCGATGTGCTAATTGCGATGACCTGCAAACCTTATCGGAATGAAGTGGTCGAGGCGGTGCAAGTTGCCCGAGAGCAGGGCATGACGGTGGTCGGTCTTTCTGACAGCCCAGCCAGCCCTGTTCTGCGCAATGCACAACACGGGTTCGTCATCTCGGCGGATACGCCGCAATTCTTCCCGTCATCAGTAAGTACTATCGCATTGCTCGAAACGCTTTTGTCGTTCGTCATTGCAGTGGCCAGCGACGAGATCGTCGAAAGAGTGGCGACCTTTCACAAGCGTCGCCATCAGCTAGGCCTATATCACGCGGAAGAGCCCTGA
- a CDS encoding alcohol dehydrogenase family protein, with protein sequence MAQSETMKAMVTMGHGDLDQMVWHENWPCPTPKPGEVLIKVGACGLNNTDVNTRSGWYSKTVSDATTGGAFEEVGTDDPTWGGAPLAFPRIQGADVCGQIVGVGDGVDPNRLGERVITDCWLRDPTDPVNKDKTGYFGSERDGGFAEYTTIPAVNAIAIQSTLSDAELATFSCSYSTAEGMLTRAKVTAADTVLVPGASGGVGGALVQLAKRRNARVIAMASEAKHDDVALLGPDVILSRAPDDLRKSLGDEKITVVADVVGGSYWPQLISILERGGRYTCSGAIAGPMVEFDLRTFYLRDLTFTGSTVIDPEVMQNLVRYIEAGEVKPALAATYPLSQLHEAQTAFIAKKHTGNIVVIP encoded by the coding sequence ATGGCCCAATCCGAGACAATGAAGGCGATGGTCACCATGGGGCACGGTGATCTTGATCAGATGGTCTGGCACGAAAACTGGCCGTGTCCTACTCCCAAACCGGGCGAAGTTCTGATCAAGGTCGGTGCCTGTGGCCTGAACAATACCGACGTAAACACTAGGTCCGGCTGGTATTCTAAAACCGTCAGCGATGCGACCACCGGTGGCGCGTTTGAAGAGGTCGGCACTGATGACCCAACCTGGGGCGGAGCGCCACTGGCCTTTCCGCGCATTCAAGGGGCGGATGTCTGTGGGCAGATCGTTGGAGTTGGAGACGGCGTGGATCCAAACCGCTTGGGCGAGCGTGTGATAACCGATTGCTGGTTGCGCGATCCGACCGATCCGGTAAACAAGGACAAAACCGGCTACTTCGGATCAGAGCGAGATGGCGGCTTTGCCGAATACACAACGATCCCGGCTGTCAATGCGATAGCCATCCAATCAACACTTTCGGATGCTGAGCTGGCAACCTTCTCCTGTTCCTACTCAACCGCCGAAGGCATGCTGACCCGCGCCAAGGTCACCGCGGCTGACACTGTTCTTGTTCCGGGCGCATCTGGCGGCGTCGGTGGCGCTCTGGTTCAACTGGCCAAGCGCCGAAATGCGCGGGTCATCGCGATGGCGTCGGAGGCTAAGCACGACGACGTGGCCCTGTTGGGTCCAGATGTCATCCTGTCCCGCGCCCCCGATGATTTGCGCAAATCATTGGGAGACGAAAAGATCACGGTCGTTGCCGACGTGGTGGGCGGGTCATACTGGCCGCAGCTTATCAGCATTCTTGAACGCGGCGGACGCTATACCTGCTCGGGCGCCATCGCGGGCCCTATGGTCGAGTTCGATTTGCGGACGTTCTACTTGCGCGATCTGACCTTTACAGGCTCGACCGTCATCGACCCCGAAGTAATGCAAAATCTTGTACGTTATATCGAAGCGGGCGAAGTAAAACCGGCCCTGGCCGCAACCTACCCTCTAAGCCAATTGCATGAGGCACAAACCGCCTTCATCGCGAAGAAACACACCGGAAACATCGTGGTGATCCCATGA
- a CDS encoding dimethylsulfonioproprionate lyase family protein, which yields MAARRLHQNHPDLAGFGGWPTDLSRTDLQPAQIPATRLVSKFGLNGTPETQALVTAIAATAEQAHWKLTYSESEVGADFLSRYGYYELFGPSGHFHSTQLRGYVAYWGAGLQYDWHSHQAEELYLTLAGKACFKVEGNAQLVGPGQTRQHESWQSHAMTTSDHSILTFVLWRGDGMDDLPRMDAA from the coding sequence ATGGCCGCCAGGCGATTGCATCAGAACCACCCGGATTTGGCGGGTTTTGGGGGTTGGCCAACAGATTTATCCAGAACGGACTTACAGCCCGCACAGATTCCGGCAACCCGGCTTGTCAGCAAATTTGGTCTGAACGGTACGCCCGAAACACAGGCATTGGTTACGGCTATTGCAGCAACTGCTGAGCAAGCGCACTGGAAACTGACCTATTCCGAATCCGAAGTCGGTGCGGATTTCTTGTCTCGATACGGGTATTACGAACTGTTCGGACCCAGCGGGCATTTCCATTCGACCCAACTACGCGGTTATGTCGCCTATTGGGGCGCAGGTCTGCAGTATGACTGGCACAGCCATCAGGCTGAAGAGCTATACCTGACGCTCGCTGGAAAAGCCTGTTTTAAGGTTGAAGGGAATGCACAGCTTGTCGGGCCGGGCCAGACCCGCCAGCATGAAAGTTGGCAAAGCCACGCCATGACGACAAGTGATCATTCAATCCTGACCTTTGTCTTGTGGCGGGGCGATGGAATGGATGATCTGCCTCGGATGGATGCCGCATGA
- a CDS encoding mandelate racemase/muconate lactonizing enzyme family protein, whose translation MKIAGISVFQIDLPLEHPYWLSGGRLKFEKLDATLVKIETDKGLVGWGEGTPWGHTYVPAHGPGIRAGIETMAPFVLGLDPRRVLDVERAMDQALPGHLYAKSPIDMACWDIAGQVAGLPIADLMGGGSRTPRPIASSVGAKTIEETRAVIERYRQRGYIAHSVKIGGDVARDIARIRDMESLRNPEDIILYDVNRGWTRQQALRVMSAVEDLNVMIEQPCETLDDIAAISGKHASPVSVDESLVTLQDATRIARDGIAEIFGIKLNRVGGLTKAVRMRDVALAHGIDMFVMATGGSVLADTEALHLAATIPDANCHAVWACQDMITVDIAGGRGPRNVDGHLHLPETPGLGVHPDEDALGDPVAIYR comes from the coding sequence ATGAAAATTGCCGGGATTTCTGTCTTTCAAATCGACCTGCCATTGGAGCATCCATACTGGCTGTCAGGCGGGCGATTGAAGTTTGAGAAGCTCGATGCGACGCTGGTCAAGATTGAAACCGACAAAGGGCTTGTTGGTTGGGGCGAAGGCACGCCCTGGGGGCATACCTATGTACCCGCCCACGGCCCCGGCATACGGGCCGGGATCGAGACGATGGCACCGTTTGTTCTTGGCCTCGACCCGCGGCGAGTTCTGGATGTTGAACGCGCGATGGATCAGGCCCTACCCGGGCATCTCTACGCCAAAAGCCCGATTGACATGGCGTGCTGGGACATAGCCGGTCAGGTTGCTGGTCTTCCGATTGCTGATTTGATGGGGGGAGGGTCGCGTACGCCGCGCCCAATCGCATCCTCCGTAGGAGCCAAGACAATCGAAGAAACCCGCGCCGTCATCGAACGATACCGGCAGCGCGGCTATATCGCCCATTCCGTCAAAATCGGCGGCGATGTGGCCCGTGATATCGCCCGAATCCGTGACATGGAAAGCCTGCGCAATCCCGAAGACATCATCCTCTATGACGTCAATCGCGGCTGGACGCGGCAGCAGGCATTACGCGTGATGAGTGCGGTCGAAGACCTCAATGTCATGATCGAACAGCCTTGCGAAACACTGGATGACATTGCCGCGATCTCAGGCAAACATGCTTCGCCTGTTTCCGTTGATGAAAGCCTTGTGACCCTTCAGGACGCGACGCGCATAGCCCGCGATGGCATTGCCGAAATATTTGGCATCAAGCTCAACCGGGTCGGCGGGCTGACCAAAGCGGTCCGAATGCGCGATGTCGCGCTGGCGCATGGGATTGACATGTTTGTAATGGCAACCGGTGGTTCTGTGCTGGCGGATACCGAAGCGCTGCATCTGGCGGCGACAATTCCGGATGCGAATTGCCATGCTGTCTGGGCCTGTCAGGACATGATCACCGTCGATATCGCCGGTGGGCGTGGGCCGAGAAACGTGGATGGCCACCTGCATCTACCCGAAACACCGGGCCTTGGCGTTCACCCAGATGAAGATGCGTTGGGTGATCCTGTGGCGATCTACCGGTAA
- a CDS encoding aminotransferase, whose protein sequence is MKIEPFGVEIWMDEWETRCAYNLAETCVESLSIAELLKLSGKNSDDLSELLGMKMTYGAIRGSDRLRDAICSLYEQQKRENVIVTHGTIGANMLVHKTLVERGDKVVAVVPTYQQHYSIPASIGAEVTQIHLRAENAYLPDLEELRAAVTPGTKLIAINNPNNPTGAVMDRAFLLEIVEIARSAGAWLLCDEVYRGTGQEGSGMTDAVADLYEKGISTAGMSKAFSLAGLRLGWIAANPELIEAVSIHRDYDTISVGMIDDHFAALALENHDKILARSHAITRGNLAMLEEWVESEPKISWVKPKAGTTALLYYDVDMPSREFCVKLLQETGVMFTPGSALGLEGCVRIGYANTPSIIREGLEKVFTFLAKLD, encoded by the coding sequence ATGAAGATCGAACCCTTTGGCGTCGAAATCTGGATGGATGAATGGGAAACCCGCTGCGCCTATAACCTTGCAGAGACTTGCGTCGAGAGCCTGAGTATCGCCGAGCTTTTGAAGCTTTCCGGCAAAAACTCGGATGATCTGTCTGAATTGTTGGGGATGAAAATGACCTATGGCGCGATCCGGGGCTCGGACCGGCTGCGCGATGCGATTTGTAGCCTATATGAACAGCAAAAGCGTGAGAATGTCATCGTCACCCATGGCACCATCGGTGCCAACATGCTGGTCCACAAAACGCTGGTCGAGCGCGGCGACAAGGTGGTGGCCGTCGTGCCCACCTATCAGCAACACTATTCCATCCCGGCCAGCATCGGCGCGGAGGTGACGCAGATCCATTTACGGGCCGAGAACGCTTATTTGCCCGATCTTGAGGAGCTGCGCGCCGCCGTAACTCCGGGCACCAAACTGATTGCCATCAACAACCCCAACAACCCAACCGGTGCGGTGATGGATCGCGCATTCCTGCTTGAGATCGTCGAAATCGCGCGCTCCGCTGGAGCATGGTTGCTGTGTGATGAAGTCTATCGCGGTACCGGGCAAGAAGGTTCGGGCATGACGGATGCGGTTGCAGATCTTTATGAGAAAGGCATTTCAACCGCGGGCATGTCCAAGGCGTTTTCGCTGGCAGGGCTGCGACTGGGTTGGATTGCGGCCAACCCAGAATTGATCGAAGCGGTTTCGATCCATCGGGACTATGACACGATCTCGGTCGGCATGATCGACGACCATTTCGCCGCGCTTGCGCTGGAAAACCACGACAAGATTCTGGCGCGCAGCCACGCCATAACGCGCGGCAACCTCGCCATGCTGGAAGAATGGGTCGAAAGCGAGCCCAAAATCAGCTGGGTCAAACCCAAAGCAGGAACAACTGCACTTTTGTATTACGATGTCGACATGCCCTCGCGCGAGTTCTGCGTGAAACTGCTGCAGGAAACCGGCGTGATGTTCACACCGGGCTCTGCCTTGGGTCTCGAAGGCTGTGTTCGGATCGGTTACGCCAATACTCCGTCGATCATTCGCGAAGGGCTGGAAAAAGTTTTCACCTTCCTTGCGAAGCTCGACTAG
- a CDS encoding ABC transporter ATP-binding protein, with protein MSELKLTDVAKSYGPIDVLKHIDLEIEQGELIVFVGPSGCGKSTLLRMIAGLEKITGGTLEIEGQVVNDVPPAQRGIAMVFQSYALYPHMTVRENMAFALKIAKMPSAEVDAAVERAAQILQLEPLLDRLPKALSGGQRQRVAIGRAIVRDPKVYLFDEPLSNLDAALRVATRIEIARLKEAMPDSTMIYVTHDQVEAMTLASRIVVLANKGVAQVGTPLELYETPDNEFVAQFIGSPAMNLLPGTITATGETTTVTLDDGGVAISSIPTDAADEGKKVNIGVRPEDLNITDGTPIYSGLVDFTEALGEVTLLYFAVPDGREAVIAKLPGVQRNLRGKTVSVTAAPEKVHLFHNGQSMRR; from the coding sequence ATGTCGGAACTCAAGCTTACGGATGTGGCCAAATCCTATGGTCCTATCGATGTTCTGAAACATATCGATCTCGAGATCGAGCAAGGCGAACTGATTGTCTTTGTCGGCCCGTCAGGTTGCGGAAAATCCACTTTGCTGAGGATGATCGCGGGCCTTGAAAAGATCACTGGCGGTACGCTTGAGATCGAAGGGCAGGTGGTGAACGATGTGCCACCTGCACAACGCGGCATCGCGATGGTGTTCCAGTCCTATGCGCTTTACCCGCATATGACGGTGCGCGAAAACATGGCCTTCGCGCTCAAGATCGCGAAGATGCCGAGCGCTGAGGTTGATGCCGCCGTGGAGCGCGCGGCCCAGATTCTACAGCTTGAACCCCTGCTGGATCGCCTGCCCAAGGCATTGTCTGGTGGACAACGCCAGCGCGTTGCCATCGGTCGTGCCATCGTGCGCGACCCCAAAGTATATTTGTTCGACGAGCCGCTTTCGAACCTCGACGCTGCCCTGCGCGTGGCGACGCGGATCGAGATTGCACGCCTGAAAGAGGCGATGCCCGACAGCACGATGATTTACGTCACCCACGATCAGGTCGAGGCGATGACACTCGCCAGCCGCATTGTGGTTTTGGCCAATAAGGGAGTTGCGCAGGTTGGCACGCCGCTGGAACTCTATGAGACGCCAGATAACGAGTTTGTCGCGCAGTTCATCGGCTCACCAGCAATGAACCTGCTGCCCGGGACTATTACCGCGACAGGAGAGACAACAACCGTCACGCTGGATGATGGCGGCGTGGCAATCTCATCAATCCCGACGGATGCCGCTGACGAAGGCAAAAAGGTCAATATCGGTGTCCGGCCTGAGGACTTAAACATCACTGATGGAACACCAATTTATTCCGGCTTGGTGGATTTCACCGAAGCTTTGGGTGAGGTCACGCTGCTTTACTTTGCAGTCCCGGATGGACGGGAGGCCGTGATTGCAAAACTACCTGGTGTTCAGCGCAATCTGCGAGGAAAAACCGTCTCGGTCACGGCGGCACCCGAAAAGGTGCATCTGTTCCACAACGGTCAGTCGATGAGGCGCTAG
- a CDS encoding alpha-glucosidase: MNVQTNATAFEKTKSASDWWRGGVIYQIYPRSFQDSNGDGIGDLKGITQRLGYIASLGVDAIWISPFFKSPMKDFGYDVSDYRDVDPMFGTMADFKELLDQAHAHGLKVMIDLVLSHTSDQHPWFNESRASRENPKSDWYVWADPKPDGTPPNNWLSIFGGSAWQWDARRLQYYLHNFLTSQPDLNFHCKAVQDALLDVARFWLEMGVDGFRLDTINFYFHDAQLRDNPGLPMDQRNSSIAPMVNPYNHQDHLYSKSQPENIAFLERLRALTDEYEGRACLGEVGDAQRGLEIMGEYTSGDKRMHMCYAFEFLEKRALTAAYAKQVFDQLEDKAGDAWPCWAFSNHDVQRHASRWGLDDAAVRQHAVLMMCLRGSACLYQGEELGLPEADVAFEDLQDPYGIEFWPEFKGRDGCRTPMVWAAQDEQSGFSTSRPWLPVSAAQAERAVDRLEKDPASMLHHYRHAIALRHAHSALMSGAQTGMSQIGSVLTFTREDEAEQVFCAFNLGDCPVGVTLPEGDWQVIGEELGGVRGESNVTLDAAQFCLLAREKR; the protein is encoded by the coding sequence ATGAACGTGCAGACCAACGCGACAGCATTCGAAAAAACCAAGTCGGCGTCAGATTGGTGGCGGGGCGGGGTGATCTATCAGATCTATCCGCGCAGCTTTCAGGACAGCAACGGTGACGGGATCGGAGACTTAAAGGGTATCACCCAGCGGTTAGGCTACATCGCCTCGCTAGGGGTTGATGCAATCTGGATTTCGCCGTTCTTCAAATCTCCGATGAAGGATTTCGGCTATGACGTCAGCGACTACCGCGATGTCGATCCGATGTTCGGTACTATGGCGGACTTCAAAGAGCTGCTGGATCAAGCCCATGCGCATGGGTTGAAGGTGATGATCGATCTGGTGCTATCCCACACCTCAGATCAGCATCCATGGTTCAACGAAAGCCGCGCCAGCCGCGAGAACCCGAAATCCGATTGGTATGTCTGGGCTGATCCCAAACCCGACGGGACACCTCCGAATAACTGGTTATCGATTTTTGGTGGTTCGGCTTGGCAGTGGGATGCGCGGCGTTTGCAGTATTATCTGCACAACTTCCTGACTTCGCAGCCAGATTTGAACTTCCATTGCAAGGCTGTCCAGGATGCCCTGCTGGATGTGGCGCGCTTCTGGCTGGAAATGGGGGTCGACGGCTTCCGTCTGGACACCATCAATTTCTATTTCCACGACGCCCAGCTACGTGACAATCCTGGCCTGCCGATGGATCAGAGGAACTCATCAATTGCGCCGATGGTGAACCCGTATAACCATCAGGATCACCTCTATTCCAAAAGTCAGCCCGAGAATATCGCCTTCTTAGAACGTCTGCGCGCCCTGACCGATGAATACGAGGGCCGCGCATGTCTGGGTGAGGTCGGCGACGCGCAGCGCGGGCTTGAGATTATGGGCGAATACACCAGCGGCGATAAACGGATGCACATGTGTTATGCTTTCGAGTTCCTCGAAAAGCGGGCTTTGACGGCAGCTTACGCAAAGCAGGTTTTTGACCAGCTTGAGGACAAGGCGGGTGATGCATGGCCATGCTGGGCCTTCTCAAACCACGACGTGCAACGCCATGCTTCGCGTTGGGGTTTGGACGATGCAGCTGTCCGGCAGCACGCCGTTCTGATGATGTGCCTGCGTGGCTCAGCCTGCCTGTATCAGGGTGAGGAACTGGGGCTACCCGAGGCAGATGTTGCGTTCGAAGATTTGCAAGACCCCTATGGTATTGAATTCTGGCCGGAATTCAAAGGTCGCGATGGCTGCCGTACTCCGATGGTCTGGGCCGCACAGGACGAACAATCCGGGTTCAGCACGAGCCGTCCCTGGTTGCCAGTCAGCGCTGCGCAGGCCGAGCGGGCGGTGGATCGGTTGGAAAAAGATCCAGCGTCGATGCTGCACCACTACCGCCATGCGATTGCATTGCGTCATGCGCACTCAGCGCTGATGTCCGGCGCGCAGACAGGGATGTCACAAATCGGTTCGGTATTGACCTTCACCCGAGAGGATGAAGCCGAGCAGGTCTTCTGCGCCTTCAATCTGGGTGACTGTCCGGTTGGCGTGACCCTGCCAGAAGGTGACTGGCAAGTGATCGGGGAGGAGTTGGGCGGCGTTCGCGGGGAAAGCAACGTGACGCTGGATGCCGCTCAATTCTGTCTATTGGCTCGGGAAAAGAGGTAA